A window from Hoeflea sp. IMCC20628 encodes these proteins:
- a CDS encoding ABC transporter substrate-binding protein, giving the protein MSDVTATAGRISFKGAVRSLLLAASLGLAGCQASSLGDGVGGATNSGIAAVSDSTYGNGPVAIAMLLPSDSSMRAQAADIADGARLALDDLGAGQLRIDFHAFSSRSGEAVSKVQAATAAGTKLIIGPATNTEVSKIISATSLPRPPILALVANNSAGGTHIWPLYGDAIDSALEGVGVAVAAKQKNIVVVHEAGFPAENLLRLREGIRLKGGNTVGFVPYPASGKNLRAAFANGAAVFGKANTIVLLGGGKAIGQVIDILAAGEFGKSIATAIATSLIPEVIYKSPSAQGLMVAIPSTESVHVIADRFKARFGRSPSYDAAIGYDSVAIAAGLVRSGGADAITVANLTSSQGFRAATGLFRFRPDGRIERRMVVHRIENGSLKVIQEEGEGF; this is encoded by the coding sequence ATGAGTGACGTAACGGCGACGGCCGGACGGATTTCCTTCAAGGGAGCCGTCCGCTCGCTTCTGCTGGCTGCCAGCCTTGGCCTTGCCGGATGCCAGGCATCAAGCCTGGGGGACGGTGTGGGCGGAGCCACAAACTCCGGCATAGCGGCTGTGAGCGATTCAACCTATGGCAACGGGCCTGTTGCCATAGCCATGCTGCTGCCCTCCGACAGCTCCATGCGGGCTCAGGCCGCCGATATCGCCGATGGCGCCCGGCTGGCGCTGGATGACCTCGGCGCCGGTCAGCTGAGGATTGATTTCCATGCCTTCAGTTCCCGCTCAGGGGAGGCCGTCAGCAAGGTTCAGGCCGCAACGGCCGCAGGAACAAAGCTGATCATCGGCCCGGCGACGAACACGGAAGTGTCGAAGATCATTTCCGCAACAAGCCTGCCTCGCCCGCCGATCCTGGCGCTGGTGGCCAACAACTCCGCCGGCGGCACTCATATCTGGCCGCTCTATGGTGATGCGATCGACAGCGCGCTCGAGGGCGTCGGCGTCGCAGTCGCGGCCAAGCAGAAGAACATCGTCGTCGTGCATGAAGCGGGATTTCCCGCAGAAAACCTTCTGCGCTTGCGCGAAGGGATCAGGCTCAAGGGCGGCAACACCGTCGGGTTCGTGCCCTATCCGGCAAGCGGCAAGAATTTGCGCGCGGCTTTCGCAAATGGCGCGGCTGTCTTTGGCAAGGCCAATACGATCGTGTTGCTTGGTGGCGGCAAAGCCATCGGCCAAGTGATCGACATCCTGGCGGCCGGCGAATTCGGAAAATCCATCGCCACGGCGATCGCCACCTCGCTTATCCCCGAAGTGATCTACAAGTCGCCATCGGCGCAAGGCCTGATGGTGGCGATCCCGTCAACCGAAAGCGTCCACGTGATTGCCGACCGCTTCAAGGCCAGGTTCGGCCGAAGCCCGAGCTATGATGCGGCGATTGGCTATGATTCCGTGGCTATCGCGGCGGGTCTTGTGCGCTCGGGCGGGGCTGACGCCATTACGGTCGCGAACCTGACCTCGAGCCAGGGTTTCCGCGCCGCGACCGGGCTGTTCCGGTTCCGCCCGGATGGCCGGATCGAGCGGCGCATGGTGGTGCATCGCATCGAGAACGGCAGCCTGAAGGTCATTCAGGAAGAGGGCGAGGGGTTCTGA
- a CDS encoding LacI family DNA-binding transcriptional regulator: protein MRPTAKDLAAEAGVSLATIDRVLNGRPGVKARTVAKVNEAIARIGFVPNLSAVNLARKKNYQFRFLLPEHGDQFLDVLAKHIEEARKAFAAEMIDATTVRLPAEDPYRLASYLGQLDAKLVHGIAIMTPESPQVRDAINRLLERGIEVVQFLAGQPKAASNDFVGINNHAAGATAAQLMGRFLGGKKGKIIVTSETMQSRDSIDRRLGFDEVINREYPQLQTLPSIETHGDLERTRKIFKNIVANYPDILGLYVMSAEARIPIEEISTITTRPLVKIVHERTPFTEAALQSGKIDAVIAQNPGHLVRSAIRILKARNDQREPVASQEKIRIEILLKENL, encoded by the coding sequence ATGCGACCAACAGCAAAAGACTTAGCGGCAGAAGCAGGCGTAAGCCTCGCAACCATAGACCGTGTCCTGAACGGCCGCCCGGGTGTGAAGGCTCGAACGGTGGCCAAGGTCAACGAGGCGATTGCCCGAATTGGCTTTGTCCCCAATCTGTCCGCGGTCAACCTTGCCCGGAAGAAAAATTACCAGTTTCGGTTCCTGCTGCCCGAACACGGCGATCAGTTTCTGGACGTTCTGGCAAAACACATTGAAGAAGCCAGGAAGGCTTTTGCCGCAGAGATGATAGACGCCACAACGGTTCGCCTTCCGGCTGAAGACCCCTATCGGTTGGCAAGCTATCTGGGTCAACTGGATGCCAAACTGGTGCATGGCATCGCAATCATGACGCCGGAATCTCCGCAGGTTCGCGATGCGATCAACCGCCTGCTGGAACGCGGAATCGAAGTCGTCCAGTTTCTGGCCGGCCAGCCAAAAGCAGCCAGCAACGACTTCGTCGGCATCAACAATCACGCAGCCGGCGCCACTGCTGCGCAGTTGATGGGCCGATTCCTGGGCGGGAAAAAGGGAAAAATCATCGTCACTTCCGAGACCATGCAATCGCGGGACAGTATTGACCGAAGGCTGGGTTTCGATGAGGTCATCAACCGCGAATATCCGCAACTCCAGACCCTGCCCTCCATTGAAACGCACGGGGATCTCGAAAGAACACGGAAAATCTTCAAGAATATTGTTGCAAATTATCCAGACATCCTGGGCTTGTACGTCATGAGTGCAGAGGCTCGTATTCCGATCGAGGAAATATCAACAATCACCACCAGACCTCTGGTGAAAATCGTTCATGAGCGCACCCCCTTCACGGAAGCCGCGTTGCAGAGTGGGAAAATAGATGCGGTGATTGCGCAAAATCCCGGTCACTTGGTCAGAAGTGCAATCCGTATTCTCAAAGCTCGAAACGACCAGCGAGAACCCGTAGCCTCACAAGAAAAAATCCGCATCGAGATCCTCCTGAAGGAAAACCTTTAG
- a CDS encoding ABC transporter substrate-binding protein: MKFNLMNSAAAIGLMVGATAGAGSAQAADLTLCWAAWDPANALVEMSKDFEAESGHKMSFEFVPWPNFADRMLNELNSGGKLCDLLIGDSQWIGGAAENGQYVKLNDFFDAEGIKMDDFLPATVTGYAEWPKNTPNYYALPAYADVVGWTYRKDWFSRPEIQAEFKEKYGRDLDAPKTLEELKQIGEFFQGRDIDGKKVYGAAIYTERGSEGITMGVTNVLYNYGFQYENPDKPYDLEGFVNSDGAIEGLEFYKALYDCCTPPGASDAYMSQNIDAYKSGQVAMQMNFAFIWPGVEVDPNVGGGKSGYFANPAGPAGQFAQLGGQGISVVANTENMDAALEYIKWFAQKDVQQKWWDVGGASAMRAVVEAPGFAESQPFAQTFLDSMAIVKDFWAEPSYASLLLPMQKRVHNYVVAGNGTAKETMDGLVKDWDEVFEDEGKK, translated from the coding sequence ATGAAATTCAATCTGATGAATTCCGCAGCAGCGATCGGTCTGATGGTCGGGGCGACGGCAGGTGCCGGTTCTGCTCAGGCCGCTGATCTGACCCTTTGCTGGGCTGCCTGGGATCCGGCCAATGCGCTGGTCGAGATGAGCAAGGATTTCGAAGCCGAATCCGGACACAAGATGAGCTTCGAATTCGTGCCGTGGCCAAACTTCGCTGACCGCATGCTCAACGAGCTCAATTCCGGCGGCAAGCTGTGCGATCTGTTGATCGGCGACAGCCAGTGGATCGGTGGTGCTGCCGAGAACGGCCAGTATGTGAAACTCAATGACTTCTTCGATGCCGAAGGCATCAAGATGGATGATTTCCTGCCTGCGACCGTCACCGGTTATGCCGAATGGCCGAAAAACACGCCGAACTATTATGCGTTGCCAGCCTATGCCGACGTTGTCGGCTGGACCTACCGCAAGGACTGGTTTTCGCGACCTGAAATCCAGGCTGAATTCAAGGAAAAATACGGCCGCGATCTGGATGCGCCGAAGACCCTTGAAGAGCTCAAGCAGATTGGTGAATTCTTCCAGGGTCGTGATATCGACGGCAAGAAAGTCTATGGCGCGGCGATCTATACCGAACGCGGTTCCGAAGGCATCACCATGGGCGTCACCAACGTCCTGTATAACTACGGTTTCCAGTACGAAAATCCGGACAAGCCCTACGATCTCGAAGGCTTCGTCAATTCCGACGGCGCGATTGAAGGCCTCGAATTCTACAAGGCGCTGTATGATTGCTGCACCCCTCCGGGTGCGTCTGATGCCTACATGTCGCAGAATATCGATGCCTATAAGTCTGGTCAGGTTGCCATGCAGATGAACTTCGCGTTCATCTGGCCGGGCGTTGAAGTTGATCCGAATGTGGGTGGCGGCAAGTCAGGCTATTTTGCCAACCCGGCGGGTCCTGCCGGTCAGTTCGCCCAGCTTGGCGGCCAAGGTATTTCGGTTGTTGCAAACACTGAAAACATGGATGCAGCGCTCGAATACATCAAATGGTTCGCTCAAAAGGATGTTCAGCAGAAATGGTGGGACGTCGGCGGTGCATCCGCAATGCGTGCCGTCGTGGAAGCGCCGGGCTTTGCTGAAAGTCAGCCATTTGCGCAGACCTTCCTCGACTCCATGGCCATCGTGAAGGATTTCTGGGCGGAACCTTCCTATGCATCCCTGCTGCTGCCGATGCAGAAGCGTGTGCACAACTACGTGGTTGCCGGCAACGGTACCGCCAAGGAAACCATGGATGGTTTGGTCAAGGACTGGGATGAAGTCTTTGAAGACGAAGGCAAGAAGTAA
- a CDS encoding sugar ABC transporter permease: MSNSVIDRAARATPTVVVQKVKGLSDRAIAWIFVAPTIFILLAINIFPLIWTIYLSFTNFRVNRPNNAVEWVGLRNYERVLGDPDIWMTMQATAHFLIWTIVCQVLIGFTLAYLINKKFKGNDLWTTIIVFPMMLSPAVVGNFWTFLYEPQIGLFNYVVGFVTGADPSSFSMIGEVSLAPWSIVIVDTWMWTPFVMLICLAGLRSIPDSIYEAAECDRASKWRQFWTITIPMILPFLMLAVLFRGIENFKMFDLVVQLTGGGPGNTTTLTSIDLKREAFEKWRTGFSSAYAVILFVTVFGLASIYVKALNKVKQR; this comes from the coding sequence ATGTCAAACTCAGTGATAGACCGCGCTGCTCGGGCGACCCCGACTGTCGTCGTGCAAAAGGTAAAAGGGCTTTCAGACCGAGCCATTGCCTGGATCTTTGTCGCACCAACAATCTTCATCCTGTTGGCGATCAATATTTTCCCGCTCATCTGGACGATTTATCTCAGCTTCACCAATTTCCGGGTGAACCGCCCCAACAATGCCGTCGAATGGGTGGGGTTGCGCAATTACGAGCGGGTCCTGGGTGATCCCGACATCTGGATGACGATGCAGGCAACCGCGCATTTCCTGATCTGGACAATCGTCTGTCAGGTTCTGATCGGCTTTACGCTGGCCTATCTCATCAACAAGAAATTCAAGGGCAATGATCTCTGGACCACGATCATCGTGTTTCCGATGATGCTGTCGCCCGCGGTGGTCGGCAATTTCTGGACCTTCCTCTATGAGCCGCAGATCGGCCTGTTCAACTATGTCGTCGGCTTTGTCACCGGCGCCGATCCGTCAAGCTTTTCGATGATCGGCGAAGTCTCGCTCGCACCCTGGTCGATCGTGATTGTCGACACCTGGATGTGGACGCCTTTCGTGATGCTGATCTGCCTTGCAGGGCTGAGGTCGATTCCCGACAGCATCTATGAAGCGGCGGAATGCGACCGGGCCAGCAAATGGCGCCAGTTCTGGACCATCACCATCCCGATGATCCTGCCCTTCCTGATGCTGGCAGTGTTGTTCCGCGGCATCGAAAACTTCAAGATGTTCGACTTGGTGGTGCAACTGACCGGTGGCGGTCCGGGAAATACCACGACGCTGACGTCCATCGATCTCAAGCGCGAAGCCTTTGAGAAATGGCGCACCGGGTTTTCGTCCGCCTATGCGGTGATCCTGTTTGTCACGGTGTTTGGACTGGCATCCATCTACGTGAAGGCGCTCAACAAGGTGAAACAACGATGA
- a CDS encoding carbohydrate ABC transporter permease, translating into MSYSVTQPSARQKWIAGILVIGYALITMLPLLWIVATGFKSSVDSIAYPPKILFQPTVEGYVNVFTTQTRLSPELAEQPREDLPWYEQLVRNKGNTIVGTSRYSERFFNSVIIGFGSTFFAIFLGTAAAYAFSRFKVPLKDDLLFFILSTRMMPPIAVAIPIFLMFRNLGLNDTHAGMILLYTAINLSLAVWLINGFIDEIPIEYEEAALIDGYTRFQAFYKVVLPQAATGIASTAIFCLIFSWNEYALAVLLTSGTAQTAPPFIPTIIGVGGQDWPAVAAGATIFLVPVMVFTILLRKHLLRGITFGAVRK; encoded by the coding sequence ATGAGCTACTCTGTTACGCAGCCGTCAGCCAGGCAGAAATGGATCGCCGGCATTCTGGTGATCGGCTATGCACTGATCACCATGTTGCCGCTTTTGTGGATCGTCGCGACCGGTTTCAAATCATCGGTCGATTCCATCGCCTATCCGCCGAAGATCCTGTTTCAGCCGACGGTCGAAGGCTATGTCAATGTCTTCACCACCCAGACACGTTTGAGCCCGGAGCTTGCTGAACAGCCGCGTGAAGACTTGCCTTGGTATGAGCAGCTGGTGCGCAACAAGGGCAACACGATTGTCGGGACCTCGCGCTATTCCGAGCGGTTTTTCAACTCCGTCATCATCGGCTTCGGCTCGACATTCTTCGCCATCTTTCTGGGAACCGCTGCCGCCTATGCGTTTTCGAGATTCAAGGTTCCTCTCAAGGATGACCTGCTGTTTTTCATTCTGTCGACGCGGATGATGCCGCCGATCGCGGTCGCCATTCCGATCTTCCTGATGTTCAGGAACCTGGGTCTGAATGACACCCATGCCGGCATGATCCTGCTCTATACCGCGATCAACCTGTCGCTCGCGGTCTGGCTGATCAACGGGTTCATCGATGAAATCCCGATTGAGTATGAAGAAGCCGCATTGATCGACGGTTACACACGGTTTCAGGCTTTTTACAAGGTCGTGCTGCCGCAGGCCGCAACCGGTATCGCCTCGACCGCCATCTTCTGCCTGATCTTCTCGTGGAATGAATATGCGCTTGCCGTGCTGTTGACTTCTGGCACCGCGCAAACAGCGCCTCCCTTCATTCCGACGATCATCGGTGTGGGCGGACAGGACTGGCCGGCGGTTGCTGCCGGTGCGACGATCTTCCTGGTTCCCGTGATGGTTTTCACCATTCTCCTGCGCAAGCACCTGCTTCGCGGCATCACCTTCGGAGCGGTTCGCAAATGA
- a CDS encoding ABC transporter ATP-binding protein, which yields MAQIMIKNLRKDFGTFNAVKSSTFTVEDGEFFMLLGPSGCGKTTTLRMMAGLELPTSGEIYIDGEEVGMKPASQRDIAFVFQMFALYPHMNVGKNISYPLISQGMPRAQVKKKVAEVAEILGITDILNRPVGGLSGGDRQRVALGRAIVRDPKAFLMDEPLGALDAEFRERMSEELRALHDRMGATTVYVTHDQLEAMQMGDKIVVMNHGVVEQFGRPQQIYDWPSTMFVASFLGSPSMNFLNFDGILGNNQSSVELNGVDFTIPASLEGAGGKLAFGVRPEHVHFADSSAYKGEVLATEYLGTTQIVTVATPNGNLKARTSASHAIRVGEKVGLEFDERTITIFNTETGKALLSQANQEVLRHG from the coding sequence ATGGCACAGATCATGATCAAGAATCTGCGCAAGGATTTTGGGACATTCAATGCGGTCAAATCCTCCACCTTCACGGTTGAGGATGGTGAATTCTTCATGCTGCTCGGTCCCTCCGGTTGCGGCAAGACGACAACCTTGCGAATGATGGCCGGACTTGAGCTGCCGACAAGCGGCGAAATCTACATCGATGGTGAAGAAGTGGGCATGAAGCCTGCCAGCCAGCGTGACATCGCCTTCGTCTTCCAGATGTTCGCGCTCTATCCGCACATGAATGTCGGCAAGAACATTTCCTACCCGCTGATCAGCCAGGGCATGCCCCGGGCCCAGGTGAAAAAGAAGGTTGCCGAGGTGGCCGAAATCCTCGGGATTACCGACATTCTCAATCGCCCGGTGGGCGGCCTGTCCGGCGGCGACCGTCAGCGTGTGGCGCTGGGACGTGCCATCGTCCGCGATCCGAAAGCCTTCCTGATGGACGAACCGCTGGGCGCGCTCGACGCCGAGTTCCGCGAGCGCATGTCGGAAGAGTTGCGCGCGCTTCATGACCGGATGGGGGCAACGACGGTCTATGTGACCCATGATCAGTTGGAGGCCATGCAGATGGGCGACAAGATCGTGGTGATGAACCATGGCGTGGTCGAACAGTTCGGCCGTCCGCAGCAAATCTATGATTGGCCCTCGACGATGTTCGTCGCCAGTTTTCTCGGTTCCCCATCGATGAATTTTCTGAATTTTGACGGAATCCTGGGAAACAACCAGAGCAGTGTTGAGCTGAACGGTGTCGATTTCACCATACCGGCTTCGCTCGAAGGGGCAGGGGGAAAGCTGGCATTTGGCGTCCGGCCCGAGCATGTGCACTTTGCCGATTCCAGTGCGTATAAGGGTGAAGTGCTGGCTACCGAGTATCTTGGCACGACCCAGATCGTCACCGTCGCCACGCCGAACGGGAATTTGAAGGCGCGGACCAGCGCTTCTCATGCCATCAGGGTTGGCGAGAAGGTGGGGTTGGAATTTGATGAGCGCACCATAACCATCTTCAATACCGAGACGGGCAAGGCGCTGCTGTCGCAAGCCAATCAGGAGGTCTTGAGACATGGCTGA
- a CDS encoding ABC transporter ATP-binding protein: protein MAEVVLKNVTKTFGSEIALDNVSMTIPDGSFVVLLGPTGAGKTTTLRMVSGLDTPDSGEISIGGQSMTGLTPAQRNVAMVFQQYSLYPHLTVRENLAFPLKSPLLNTPADEIARKIKEVAEVLQISHKLDNKATALSGGEMQRVSIGRALVRNPAIYLMDEPLSSLDAKLRADLRIELKRIQSMSGATLLYVTHDQIEAMTMATHVGVLDKGKLVQFGSPREIYENPVSIYAASRLGQPRINILPADLFTGAPKNAVNIGLRPEQIAQGSGEDSLVKRVEHLGDQTRLHLSFKNHDLISVTDAHTPLTEGDIVKIRPEKPFYFDIDGARIAEENVL, encoded by the coding sequence ATGGCTGAAGTTGTTCTGAAGAATGTGACCAAGACATTCGGCTCCGAGATCGCGCTTGATAATGTCAGCATGACAATCCCGGACGGATCCTTCGTGGTTCTGCTCGGGCCCACGGGCGCTGGAAAAACCACCACACTGCGCATGGTCTCGGGTCTTGATACTCCTGATTCTGGCGAGATTTCCATCGGTGGCCAATCGATGACCGGGCTGACGCCGGCTCAGAGAAACGTCGCCATGGTGTTCCAGCAATACTCGCTCTATCCGCATCTCACTGTACGCGAGAACCTGGCGTTTCCGTTGAAGTCGCCATTGCTCAATACGCCTGCCGATGAGATCGCCCGCAAGATCAAGGAAGTTGCCGAGGTCCTGCAGATCTCCCACAAGCTCGACAACAAGGCGACAGCCCTGTCGGGCGGTGAAATGCAGCGTGTTTCCATCGGCCGCGCCCTGGTCAGAAACCCCGCCATCTACCTGATGGATGAGCCGCTGAGTTCGCTGGATGCCAAGCTTCGCGCTGATCTGAGGATTGAATTGAAGCGCATTCAATCGATGTCCGGCGCAACCCTGCTTTATGTGACCCACGACCAGATCGAAGCCATGACCATGGCGACCCATGTCGGCGTTCTGGATAAGGGCAAGCTGGTTCAATTCGGCAGCCCGCGGGAAATCTACGAAAACCCGGTGAGCATTTATGCCGCAAGTCGTCTTGGCCAGCCTCGGATCAATATTCTGCCCGCTGACCTTTTCACTGGCGCACCCAAGAATGCAGTCAACATTGGCCTCCGGCCTGAGCAAATTGCCCAGGGATCCGGCGAAGACAGCCTCGTTAAACGCGTCGAACATCTGGGAGACCAGACCCGGTTGCATCTGTCTTTCAAGAACCATGATCTGATCTCTGTCACGGATGCGCACACACCATTGACCGAGGGGGACATCGTCAAGATCAGGCCGGAAAAACCGTTCTATTTCGATATTGATGGCGCACGAATTGCCGAGGAGAACGTCCTATGA